A window of the Polypterus senegalus isolate Bchr_013 chromosome 4, ASM1683550v1, whole genome shotgun sequence genome harbors these coding sequences:
- the LOC120528467 gene encoding uncharacterized protein LOC120528467, translated as MRERTLGNGANRLRRYLLEEHTRSWLMRSKKFMFAVTKFITPGVEPPATPPLPPQMIPVPGTKWLLSIYAREVASRLEETKARITSIFGSILKMDSTKKVTKKLAGAVAGTAAWLTNVGNEHGQILISVLTAAEGAGLHPMATGLMRRYRDASVSPPLVLYVDRDCCSHRGPCKISLLFNQWDQLVVRLDVWHLMRRFAAGVTMESHPLYSLFMAHLSFCIFEWDQGDVAQLRQAKAGEAGNDPRGSGYGKITLKELARHCRRTRGVEETGRLIDKMLEAFGDTTDTMGIPLLDRKKIREIWKTQRRHLHCIQDPPGVHLYMQTGRLVKGGITLPVFRCARGSTSLESFHLHLDRFIPGTSPSAAHFQAYLLEGLARWNEDHAAQAVEAADRDMVCYSGQLQHSVNELSDILYHKKLVDDYTRPAKYTGEIIGIQYLFSQTGRVLEELMDRDPDAPDGTD; from the exons ATGCGTGAGCGCACGCTGGGCAACGGGGCCAACCGGCTGCGCAGATATCTGCTCGAGGAGCACACCAGGTCCTGGCTGATGCGGTCCAAAAAGTTCATGTTCGCAGTCACAAAGTTCATCACCCCGGGTGTCGAGCCACCTGCGACTCCGCCTCTACCACCACAGATGATCCCGGTGCCCGGTACAAAGTGGTTGCTGTCCATCTATGCCAGGGAGGTGGCTTCGAGGCTAGAAGAGACCAAGGCCCGGATTACCTCCATCTTTGGCTCAATCTTGAAGATGGACTCAACAAAGAAG GTGACCAAGAAACTCGCTGGTGCCGTGGCAGGAACGGCAGCCTGGTTGACCAATGTGGGGAACGAGCACGGCCAGATCTTGATCAGCGTCCTCACTGCAGCCGAGGGTGCTGGCCTTCACCCAATGGCCACCGGGCTGATGCGGCGATACCGTGATGCCAGTGTGTCCCCGCCTCTGGTCCTCTATGTGGACCGAGACTGCTGTTCCCACAGGGGACCGTGCAAGATCTCCCTCTTATTCAACCAGTGGGATCAGCTAGTGGTGCGGCTCGACGTGTGGCACCTGATGCGACGCTTTGCGGCGGGTGTCACCATGGAGAGCCACCCACTATACAGTCTCTTCATGGCGCATCTCTCGTTCTGCATCTTCGAGTGGGACCAGGGAGACGTCGCCCAGCTGCGACAGGCCAAGGCTGGTGAGGCGGGGAACGATCCCCGAGGCTCCGGCTACGGAAAGATCACGTTGAAGGAGCTGGCCCGCCACTGCCGCCGCACGCGTGGGGTGGAGGAGACTGGCCGGCTCATTGACAAGATGCTGGAGGCCTTCGGGGACACCACTGACACCATGGGTATCCCACTTTTGGACCGCAAGAAGATCCGGGAAATCTGGAAGACACAGAGGCGCCACCTCCACTGCATCCAGGACCCACCTGGTGTGCACCTGTACATGCAGACCGGGCGACTGGTCAAAGGGGGGATCACGCTGCCGGTGTTCAGGTGTGCACGAGGTTCAACTTCCTTGGAGTCGTTCCACCTGCATCTGGACCGCTTCATACCTG GCACTTCACCCAGTGCGGCCCACTTTCAGGCCTATCTGCTGGAAGGCCTGGCACGGTGGAATGAGGACCATGCGGCACaagcagtggaggcagcagacCGTGATATGGTCTGCTACAGTGGCCAACTCCAGCACTCCGTCAACGAGCTGAGCGACATTCTCTACCACAAGAAGCTGGTTGACGATTACACCCGGCCTGCGAAGTACACTG GTGAGATAATTGGTATCCAGTACCTATTTTCGCAGACCGGTCGAGTGCTGGAGGAACTGATGGACAGGGATCCCGACGCTCCGGATGGGACTGATTGA